One Mesorhizobium sp. J428 DNA segment encodes these proteins:
- the eno gene encoding phosphopyruvate hydratase, translated as MTAIIDIVGREILDSRGNPTVEVDVTLEDGAFGRAAVPSGASTGAHEAVELRDGGARYLGKGVARAVEAVNGEIFETIGGLEAEDQIHIDQTMIELDGTPNKSRLGANAILGVSLAVAKAAADASGLPLYRYVGGTSARVLPVPMMNIINGGAHADNPIDFQEFMIMPVGAPSLKEAVRWGSEVFHTLKKRLKDAGHNTNVGDEGGFAPNLKSAQAGLDFVMASIEAAGFKPGEEIALALDCASTEFFKEGNYVYEGEKKTRDPKAQAKYLAKLVADYPIISIEDGMAEDDWEGWKILTDLVGARCQLVGDDLFVTNSARLRDGIRMGVANSILVKVNQIGSLTETLDAVETAHKAHYTAVMSHRSGETEDSTIADLAVATNCGQIKTGSLARSDRLAKYNQLIRIEEMLGKQARYAGKGILRG; from the coding sequence ATGACCGCCATCATCGACATTGTCGGCCGTGAAATTCTCGACAGCCGGGGCAACCCAACGGTCGAAGTGGATGTCACTCTCGAAGACGGCGCTTTCGGCCGCGCGGCGGTGCCGTCGGGCGCCTCCACTGGTGCGCACGAGGCCGTCGAGCTTCGCGACGGCGGGGCACGTTATCTCGGCAAGGGCGTGGCCCGTGCGGTCGAGGCCGTGAACGGCGAGATCTTCGAGACGATCGGCGGCCTTGAGGCCGAGGATCAGATCCATATCGACCAGACCATGATCGAGCTGGACGGCACGCCGAACAAGAGCCGACTCGGAGCGAACGCGATCCTTGGCGTGTCGCTGGCAGTCGCGAAGGCTGCTGCGGACGCCTCCGGCCTGCCACTCTATCGCTATGTCGGCGGCACGTCCGCCCGCGTCCTGCCGGTGCCGATGATGAACATCATCAACGGCGGCGCGCATGCCGACAATCCGATCGACTTCCAGGAGTTCATGATCATGCCGGTCGGTGCGCCGTCGCTGAAGGAGGCCGTGCGCTGGGGCTCGGAAGTGTTCCACACGCTGAAGAAGCGGCTGAAGGATGCCGGCCACAACACCAATGTCGGCGACGAGGGCGGCTTCGCGCCGAACCTGAAGAGCGCGCAGGCCGGGCTCGATTTCGTCATGGCCTCGATCGAGGCGGCCGGCTTCAAGCCGGGCGAGGAGATCGCGCTCGCGCTCGACTGCGCCTCGACCGAGTTCTTCAAGGAAGGCAACTACGTCTACGAGGGCGAGAAGAAGACGCGCGATCCGAAGGCTCAGGCCAAATACCTCGCCAAGCTGGTCGCCGACTATCCGATCATCTCGATCGAGGACGGCATGGCCGAGGACGACTGGGAAGGCTGGAAGATCCTGACCGACCTGGTTGGCGCGAGGTGCCAGCTCGTCGGCGACGACCTGTTCGTCACCAATTCCGCCCGCCTGCGCGACGGCATCCGCATGGGCGTCGCCAATTCGATCCTGGTCAAGGTCAACCAGATCGGCTCGCTAACCGAGACGCTCGACGCCGTCGAAACCGCGCACAAGGCGCACTACACCGCCGTGATGTCGCATCGTTCGGGCGAGACCGAGGACTCGACCATCGCCGACCTCGCGGTCGCCACCAATTGCGGGCAGATCAAGACCGGCTCTCTCGCCCGCTCCGACCGGCTTGCGAAGTACAACCAGCTGATCCGCATCGAGGAAATGCTCGGCAAGCAGGCCCGCTACGCCGGCAAGGGCATTCTGCGCGGCTGA